The following proteins are encoded in a genomic region of Anabas testudineus chromosome 13, fAnaTes1.2, whole genome shotgun sequence:
- the arhgef12a gene encoding rho guanine nucleotide exchange factor 12 isoform X4: MSDTQSSFTDRFPKKANRTSSILSKDHPPDKKPKSDKTALPSNEFDPTGLVQRCVIIQKDENGFGLTVSGDNPVFVQLVKEDGAAMRAGVQTGDRIIKVNGTLVTHSNHIEVVKLIKSGSYVALTVLGRPPGLTQIPLSEAESEMLDVSISSPNSPAAERPYSPQDRLSSTLPPWDENSSVCNQKVDILQKTLLKEQQELQAMKEEYSRNPSPKLLKDIQEAKKHIPQLQGQLFKATRATQEAVPGGEADDGSIFETDHTLASKGDNSTDLSWSSSPISRGFGPGSPDSLCPRDSSYPSPKSTPRNSFNSCHFPDAEDATDLDSLSPTTVSSPSSRHVSHIIGAEDDYFDSDQEQTNGQCNSFNNIEQLKSRPAHLAAFLHHVISQFDPAPVLCYLYTDLYKQTNSKETRRVFMDLHTFFIDRGANLKVAVPESISADLDRRRTELIPEEINRQHVQTLQDSLLPEIQKNLEDFRQKRSMGLTVAEVELARLDQERIRDRVTLERERSYAENIITKIEDILLTTQTTEEEKCTTMQYVIYTYMKHLGVRVKEPRSLESKRVRINFLPKIKKSMKTDKPRFSGILGPQRRPSRIEAGPVGKALDGRPRPQKQLSQPSLGANEQMEAGRLRGSQSSEGSELTHSMSVNSSSPNSATYSSDTSRDADMGGTPTSGPTRLSDGLQSDPLDGLLYPASQLDLYSLDQLQEDDRESDRAHDGTPKAIRKLEGLAVSDIPSEDDQRTDSEHDPPNWQQLVGQEVLASLRPHEIKRQEVINELFYTERAHVRMLRVLDHIFYQKLSKEAILPPADIKNIFTNLEEILQLHVSIVEQMAAVRKRNESSVIDQIGDDLLSWFSTEEEKIKQAVGTFCSNQPFALEIIKTKQKKDSRFTSFIQEAESNRLCRRLQLKDIIPVEMQRLTKYPLLLDNIAKYTDNTVEKDKVKRAADCCRKILNHVNQAVKESEDKQRLEDYQRRLDLSSLKQTDNTLMLELKNLDLTKKTLVHEGPLSWKVNKDKTIELYTLLLEDILVLPQKQDERLILKCHSKNLAGATDVKHFYSPIIKLNTVLVRSVATDNKSFFVLSMSDNVAQIYELMAPTVSDQRTWQRLITQRADAMKVKPHSIIPLPQSDGERDSVEIITAGVSRLSRDPDRTSTGSTQSTDKDSSPASRSATQSSFPGNNLFEGVKAEEEDEEEGFVDPELSYQVTDDSREGDSFDPFPSRADEALKTLAALKQVLVTQLMSQEAAEQTKRTTGARLLRTTSLRTPVDSRTRVMVHNGSEKNGSQTQDVAQDMGSGDTGFFDTPEDYAGYLVLEGYGGPGESSTDDDILASTTGKQLSTSQGCAADSGINLRFSSTSQAGSLSSFSRQVLSHLRNLQANLNYLKEVEAKYKNLMRQRPERSAADTDGNKDKS; this comes from the exons ATGAGTGACACACAGTCCAGCTTCACTGACAG GTTTCCCAAGAAAGCAAACAG AACCAGCAGCATACTCAGTAAAGACCACCCCCCGGACAAGAAACCCAAAAGTGATAAAACTGCACTACCCTCCAATGAGTTTGACCCTACAG GTCTGGTCCAGCGATGTGTAATCATCCAGAAAGATGAAAATGGATTTGGGCTCACTGTCAGTGGTGACAACCCAGTTTTTGTGCAGCTTGTCAAAGAAG atGGAGCTGCTATGCGTGCAGGTGTACAGACAGGAGACAGGATCATCAAG GTTAACGGGACCCTTGTTACACATTCTAACCACATCGAAGTGGTGAAGTTAATCAAAT ctggCTCCTATGTGGCCCTCACAGTTCTGGGGCGCCCTCCAGGGCTCACCCAGATCCCTTTGTCTGAAGCAGAGTCTGAAATGCTGGATGTTAGCATTTCATCTCCAAACTCCCCAGCAGCAGAACGCCCCTACAGTCCTCAGGACCGCCTCTCCTCCACTCTGCCACCATGG GATGAGAATAGCAGTGTCTGCAACCAAAAGGTTGACATCTTGCAAAAGACGCTCTTAaaagagcagcaggagctgcag GCCATGAAGGAGGAGTACAGCAGGAACCCCTCCCCCAAACTACTGAAAGACATCCAGGAAGCTAAAAAACACATTCCTCAGCTGCAGGGTCAGCTCTTCAAGGCCACTAGGGCAACACAG GAGGCTGTTCCAGGTGGTGAGGCAGATGATGGTAGCATTTTTGAGACAGATCACACTCTTGCCTCTAAGGGGGACAACAGTACAGACCTGTCTTGGAGCAGCAGTCCT ATATCTCGTGGATTTGGGCCTGGATCGCCTGACAGCCTGTGTCCAAGAGACTCATCTTACCCCAGCCCAAAGAGCACACCTCGCAACAGCTTCAACTCCTGCCACTTTCCAGATGCAGAAGATGCCACTGACCTG GACTCTCTGTCTCCTACAACAGTCAGCAGTCCGTCTTCTCGCCACGTCTCACATATCATTGGAGCTGAGGACGACTATTTTGATTCAGACCAGGAACAG ACAAATGGCCAGTGTAACAGCTTTAACAACATTGAGCAGCTCAAGTCCCGCCCCGCCCACCTCGCAGCCTTCCTTCACCATGTCATCTCTCAGTTTGACCCTGCTCCTGTG CTGTGCTACCTCTATACTGACCTCTACAAGCAGACCAACTCCAAAGAGACGAGACGGGTTTTCATGGACCTTCACACCTTCTTCATTGACCGGGGAGCA AATTTAAAAGTTGCTGTTCCTGAATCCATATCTGCTGATCTTG ACCGAAGGCGAACAGAACTGATACCAGAGGAAATAAACAGGCAACATGTTCAAACACTTCAAGACTCCTTGCTGCCTGAGATTCAGAAGAACCTTGAGGATTTCAG GCAGAAGCGCAGCATGGGCCTAACAGTGGCTGAAGTGGAATTGGCCAGACTGGACCAAGAGAGAATTAGAGACCGCGTCACTCTGGAGCGAGAACGCTCATATGCTGAAAATATCATCACCAAGATAGAGGACATCTT GTTAACTACTCagaccacagaagaagaaaaatg CACTACAATGCAGTATGTCATCTATACATACATGAAGCACCTTGGTGTGAGGGTCAAGGAACCTCGCAGTCTTGAGTCCAAACGAGTGCGGATCAACTTTCTTCCCAAAATCAAG aaaagcaTGAAGACAGATAAACCCAGATTTTCCGGTATCCTTGGACCTCAACGTCGGCCAAGTCGCATTGAAGCTGGACCAG TGGGTAAAGCATTGGATGGTCGCCCACGACCTCAGAAACAGTTGTCTCAACCTTCACTCGGGGCCAATGAGCAAATGGAAGCAGGTCGTCTAAGAGGCAGTCAGTCAAGTGAGGGCTCTGAACTCACACACTCCATGTCTGTAAACAGCTCATCCCCAAACAGCGCCACCTATAGCTCAGACACTAGTCGAGATGCTGATATGG GTGGGACTCCGACATCAGGCCCCACCAGACTCAGTGATGGCCTTCAGTCTGACCCTCTGGATGGTTTGCTGTACCCTGCTTCGCAACTTGACCTTTACAGCTTGGACCAATTGCAAGAGGATGACAGAGAAAGCGACAG AGCACATGACGGAACACCAAAGGCCATAAGAAA GCTTGAAGGTCTAGCTGTTTCTGATATCCCGAGTGAAGATGACCAGAGAACAGACTCCGAGCATGATCCCCCAAATTGGCAGCAGCTGGTGGGGCAAGAGGTTCTAGCAAGCCTCAGGCCGCATGAAATCAAGAGACAAGAAGTCATCAATG AGCTGTTTTACACAGAGCGTGCACATGTGCGGATGCTGAGGGTTTTAGATCACATTTTCTATCAGAAGCTTTCCAAAGAGGCCATCCTTCCTCCCGCTGACATCAAGAACATCTTTACTAACCTGGAGGAGATCCTTCAGCTGCatg TTTCAATAGTGGAGCAAATGGCAGCCGTTCGGAAGAGAAATGAGTCTTCAGTAATTGATCAGATAGGAGACGACTTGCTCTCCTGG TTTAGCACTGAAGAGGAGAAGATCAAGCAGGCAGTGGGGACGTTCTGCAGTAACCAGCCTTTTGCTCTGGAGATCATCAAGACCAAGCAAAAGAAAGACTCGAGGTTCACTTCATTCATCCAG GAGGCAGAGAGTAACCGGCTGTGTCGCCGACTGCAGCTTAAGGATATCATTCCTGTGGAGATGCAGCGTCTCACCAAGTACCCCTTGCTACTAGACAACATCGCCAAGTACACAG ACAACACAGTAGAGAAGGACAAAGTGAAGCGGGCAGCAGACTGCTGTAGGAAGATTCTCAATCACGTCAACCAGGCTGTGAAGGAATCTGAAGACAAGCAG AGATTGGAAGACTATCAGAGAAGACTGGACCTTTCCTCTCTAAAGCAGACAGACAACACCTTAATGCTAGAGCTTAAG AACCTGGATCTGACCAAGAAAACATTGGTGCATGAGGGACCACTGTCATGGAAAGTGAACAAAGACAAGACTATTG AGTTATACACACTCCTCTTGGAGGACATCCTCGTTCTGCCACAGAAACAAGACGAGCGTCTTATCCTGAAGTGTCACAGCAAAAACCTGGCAGGCGCCACAGATGTCAAACATTTCTACAGCCCCATTATAAAACTCAACACTGTGCTGGTGCGCTCCGTGGCCACAG ATAACAAGTCCTTCTTCGTCCTTTCCATGTCGGACAACGTAGCCCAAATTTATGAGCTCATGGCACCCACAGTCTCAGATCAGAGAAC GTGGCAGCGTCTAATCACACAGAGAGCGGATGCCATGAAAGTCAAACCTCACAGCATCATACCATTACCTCAGAGCGA TGGGGAGAGAGACAGTGTGGAGATCATTACAGCAGGTGTTTCCAGACTCAGTAGAGATCCAGACCGCACATCCACAGGCAGCACTCAGTCCACAG ATAAAGACAGCAGTCCAGCCTCTAGAAGTGCAACGCAGAGCTCCTTTCCTGGTAATAATTTGTTTGAAGGAGTgaaggcagaggaagaggatgaggaggaaggcTTCGTGGACCCAGAGCTTTCTTACCAAGTGACTGACGACAGCAGAGAAGGAGACTCGTTTGACCCGTTCCCTTCCAGAGCAGACGAAGCACTGAAAACTT TGGCAGCATTAAAGCAAGTGTTGGTGACACAGCTGATGTCCCAGGAGGCTGCAGAGCAAACCAAACGCACCACAGGGGCCCGCCTCCTCAGGACCACGTCTCTGCGGACTCCCGTGGACAGCCGCACGCGGGTGATGGTCCACAACGGCTCAGAGAAGAACGGCTCACAGACACAGGATGTAGCACAGGACATGGGCTCTGGGGACACAGGCTTCTTTGACACTCCTGAAGATTATG CAGGATATTTAGTCTTGGAGGGTTACGGCGGCCCAGGGGAGAGCAGCACAGATGATGACATCTTGGCATCAACCACGGGGAAGCAGCTGAGCACCTCACAAGGCTGTGCTGCTGACTCCGGCATCAATTTGAGATTTTCATCGACGTCACAGGCCGGCAGCCTTTCCTCTTTCAGCAGACAGGTCCTGTCTCATCTTAGAAACCTCCAGGCTAACCTCAACTATCTGAAG GAGGTTGAGGCCAAGTACAAAAATCTAATGCGCCAAAGGCCAGAGAGGTCAGCGGCAGACACGGATGGAAATAAAG ATAAGAGCTAG
- the arhgef12a gene encoding rho guanine nucleotide exchange factor 12 isoform X1 has product MSDTQSSFTDRFPKKANRTSSILSKDHPPDKKPKSDKTALPSNEFDPTAESLVVQKSGSSSVLAEGKTESCGLVQRCVIIQKDENGFGLTVSGDNPVFVQLVKEDGAAMRAGVQTGDRIIKVNGTLVTHSNHIEVVKLIKSGSYVALTVLGRPPGLTQIPLSEAESEMLDVSISSPNSPAAERPYSPQDRLSSTLPPWDENSSVCNQKVDILQKTLLKEQQELQAMKEEYSRNPSPKLLKDIQEAKKHIPQLQGQLFKATRATQEAVPGGEADDGSIFETDHTLASKGDNSTDLSWSSSPISRGFGPGSPDSLCPRDSSYPSPKSTPRNSFNSCHFPDAEDATDLDSLSPTTVSSPSSRHVSHIIGAEDDYFDSDQEQTNGQCNSFNNIEQLKSRPAHLAAFLHHVISQFDPAPVLCYLYTDLYKQTNSKETRRVFMDLHTFFIDRGANLKVAVPESISADLDRRRTELIPEEINRQHVQTLQDSLLPEIQKNLEDFRQKRSMGLTVAEVELARLDQERIRDRVTLERERSYAENIITKIEDILLTTQTTEEEKCTTMQYVIYTYMKHLGVRVKEPRSLESKRVRINFLPKIKKSMKTDKPRFSGILGPQRRPSRIEAGPVGKALDGRPRPQKQLSQPSLGANEQMEAGRLRGSQSSEGSELTHSMSVNSSSPNSATYSSDTSRDADMGGTPTSGPTRLSDGLQSDPLDGLLYPASQLDLYSLDQLQEDDRESDRAHDGTPKAIRKLEGLAVSDIPSEDDQRTDSEHDPPNWQQLVGQEVLASLRPHEIKRQEVINELFYTERAHVRMLRVLDHIFYQKLSKEAILPPADIKNIFTNLEEILQLHVSIVEQMAAVRKRNESSVIDQIGDDLLSWFSTEEEKIKQAVGTFCSNQPFALEIIKTKQKKDSRFTSFIQEAESNRLCRRLQLKDIIPVEMQRLTKYPLLLDNIAKYTDNTVEKDKVKRAADCCRKILNHVNQAVKESEDKQRLEDYQRRLDLSSLKQTDNTLMLELKNLDLTKKTLVHEGPLSWKVNKDKTIELYTLLLEDILVLPQKQDERLILKCHSKNLAGATDVKHFYSPIIKLNTVLVRSVATDNKSFFVLSMSDNVAQIYELMAPTVSDQRTWQRLITQRADAMKVKPHSIIPLPQSDGERDSVEIITAGVSRLSRDPDRTSTGSTQSTDKDSSPASRSATQSSFPGNNLFEGVKAEEEDEEEGFVDPELSYQVTDDSREGDSFDPFPSRADEALKTLAALKQVLVTQLMSQEAAEQTKRTTGARLLRTTSLRTPVDSRTRVMVHNGSEKNGSQTQDVAQDMGSGDTGFFDTPEDYAGYLVLEGYGGPGESSTDDDILASTTGKQLSTSQGCAADSGINLRFSSTSQAGSLSSFSRQVLSHLRNLQANLNYLKEVEAKYKNLMRQRPERSAADTDGNKDKS; this is encoded by the exons ATGAGTGACACACAGTCCAGCTTCACTGACAG GTTTCCCAAGAAAGCAAACAG AACCAGCAGCATACTCAGTAAAGACCACCCCCCGGACAAGAAACCCAAAAGTGATAAAACTGCACTACCCTCCAATGAGTTTGACCCTACAG CAGAGTCTCTGGTGGTGCAGAagagtggcagcagcagtgtgctAGCAGAGGGGAAGACTGAGTCCTGTG GTCTGGTCCAGCGATGTGTAATCATCCAGAAAGATGAAAATGGATTTGGGCTCACTGTCAGTGGTGACAACCCAGTTTTTGTGCAGCTTGTCAAAGAAG atGGAGCTGCTATGCGTGCAGGTGTACAGACAGGAGACAGGATCATCAAG GTTAACGGGACCCTTGTTACACATTCTAACCACATCGAAGTGGTGAAGTTAATCAAAT ctggCTCCTATGTGGCCCTCACAGTTCTGGGGCGCCCTCCAGGGCTCACCCAGATCCCTTTGTCTGAAGCAGAGTCTGAAATGCTGGATGTTAGCATTTCATCTCCAAACTCCCCAGCAGCAGAACGCCCCTACAGTCCTCAGGACCGCCTCTCCTCCACTCTGCCACCATGG GATGAGAATAGCAGTGTCTGCAACCAAAAGGTTGACATCTTGCAAAAGACGCTCTTAaaagagcagcaggagctgcag GCCATGAAGGAGGAGTACAGCAGGAACCCCTCCCCCAAACTACTGAAAGACATCCAGGAAGCTAAAAAACACATTCCTCAGCTGCAGGGTCAGCTCTTCAAGGCCACTAGGGCAACACAG GAGGCTGTTCCAGGTGGTGAGGCAGATGATGGTAGCATTTTTGAGACAGATCACACTCTTGCCTCTAAGGGGGACAACAGTACAGACCTGTCTTGGAGCAGCAGTCCT ATATCTCGTGGATTTGGGCCTGGATCGCCTGACAGCCTGTGTCCAAGAGACTCATCTTACCCCAGCCCAAAGAGCACACCTCGCAACAGCTTCAACTCCTGCCACTTTCCAGATGCAGAAGATGCCACTGACCTG GACTCTCTGTCTCCTACAACAGTCAGCAGTCCGTCTTCTCGCCACGTCTCACATATCATTGGAGCTGAGGACGACTATTTTGATTCAGACCAGGAACAG ACAAATGGCCAGTGTAACAGCTTTAACAACATTGAGCAGCTCAAGTCCCGCCCCGCCCACCTCGCAGCCTTCCTTCACCATGTCATCTCTCAGTTTGACCCTGCTCCTGTG CTGTGCTACCTCTATACTGACCTCTACAAGCAGACCAACTCCAAAGAGACGAGACGGGTTTTCATGGACCTTCACACCTTCTTCATTGACCGGGGAGCA AATTTAAAAGTTGCTGTTCCTGAATCCATATCTGCTGATCTTG ACCGAAGGCGAACAGAACTGATACCAGAGGAAATAAACAGGCAACATGTTCAAACACTTCAAGACTCCTTGCTGCCTGAGATTCAGAAGAACCTTGAGGATTTCAG GCAGAAGCGCAGCATGGGCCTAACAGTGGCTGAAGTGGAATTGGCCAGACTGGACCAAGAGAGAATTAGAGACCGCGTCACTCTGGAGCGAGAACGCTCATATGCTGAAAATATCATCACCAAGATAGAGGACATCTT GTTAACTACTCagaccacagaagaagaaaaatg CACTACAATGCAGTATGTCATCTATACATACATGAAGCACCTTGGTGTGAGGGTCAAGGAACCTCGCAGTCTTGAGTCCAAACGAGTGCGGATCAACTTTCTTCCCAAAATCAAG aaaagcaTGAAGACAGATAAACCCAGATTTTCCGGTATCCTTGGACCTCAACGTCGGCCAAGTCGCATTGAAGCTGGACCAG TGGGTAAAGCATTGGATGGTCGCCCACGACCTCAGAAACAGTTGTCTCAACCTTCACTCGGGGCCAATGAGCAAATGGAAGCAGGTCGTCTAAGAGGCAGTCAGTCAAGTGAGGGCTCTGAACTCACACACTCCATGTCTGTAAACAGCTCATCCCCAAACAGCGCCACCTATAGCTCAGACACTAGTCGAGATGCTGATATGG GTGGGACTCCGACATCAGGCCCCACCAGACTCAGTGATGGCCTTCAGTCTGACCCTCTGGATGGTTTGCTGTACCCTGCTTCGCAACTTGACCTTTACAGCTTGGACCAATTGCAAGAGGATGACAGAGAAAGCGACAG AGCACATGACGGAACACCAAAGGCCATAAGAAA GCTTGAAGGTCTAGCTGTTTCTGATATCCCGAGTGAAGATGACCAGAGAACAGACTCCGAGCATGATCCCCCAAATTGGCAGCAGCTGGTGGGGCAAGAGGTTCTAGCAAGCCTCAGGCCGCATGAAATCAAGAGACAAGAAGTCATCAATG AGCTGTTTTACACAGAGCGTGCACATGTGCGGATGCTGAGGGTTTTAGATCACATTTTCTATCAGAAGCTTTCCAAAGAGGCCATCCTTCCTCCCGCTGACATCAAGAACATCTTTACTAACCTGGAGGAGATCCTTCAGCTGCatg TTTCAATAGTGGAGCAAATGGCAGCCGTTCGGAAGAGAAATGAGTCTTCAGTAATTGATCAGATAGGAGACGACTTGCTCTCCTGG TTTAGCACTGAAGAGGAGAAGATCAAGCAGGCAGTGGGGACGTTCTGCAGTAACCAGCCTTTTGCTCTGGAGATCATCAAGACCAAGCAAAAGAAAGACTCGAGGTTCACTTCATTCATCCAG GAGGCAGAGAGTAACCGGCTGTGTCGCCGACTGCAGCTTAAGGATATCATTCCTGTGGAGATGCAGCGTCTCACCAAGTACCCCTTGCTACTAGACAACATCGCCAAGTACACAG ACAACACAGTAGAGAAGGACAAAGTGAAGCGGGCAGCAGACTGCTGTAGGAAGATTCTCAATCACGTCAACCAGGCTGTGAAGGAATCTGAAGACAAGCAG AGATTGGAAGACTATCAGAGAAGACTGGACCTTTCCTCTCTAAAGCAGACAGACAACACCTTAATGCTAGAGCTTAAG AACCTGGATCTGACCAAGAAAACATTGGTGCATGAGGGACCACTGTCATGGAAAGTGAACAAAGACAAGACTATTG AGTTATACACACTCCTCTTGGAGGACATCCTCGTTCTGCCACAGAAACAAGACGAGCGTCTTATCCTGAAGTGTCACAGCAAAAACCTGGCAGGCGCCACAGATGTCAAACATTTCTACAGCCCCATTATAAAACTCAACACTGTGCTGGTGCGCTCCGTGGCCACAG ATAACAAGTCCTTCTTCGTCCTTTCCATGTCGGACAACGTAGCCCAAATTTATGAGCTCATGGCACCCACAGTCTCAGATCAGAGAAC GTGGCAGCGTCTAATCACACAGAGAGCGGATGCCATGAAAGTCAAACCTCACAGCATCATACCATTACCTCAGAGCGA TGGGGAGAGAGACAGTGTGGAGATCATTACAGCAGGTGTTTCCAGACTCAGTAGAGATCCAGACCGCACATCCACAGGCAGCACTCAGTCCACAG ATAAAGACAGCAGTCCAGCCTCTAGAAGTGCAACGCAGAGCTCCTTTCCTGGTAATAATTTGTTTGAAGGAGTgaaggcagaggaagaggatgaggaggaaggcTTCGTGGACCCAGAGCTTTCTTACCAAGTGACTGACGACAGCAGAGAAGGAGACTCGTTTGACCCGTTCCCTTCCAGAGCAGACGAAGCACTGAAAACTT TGGCAGCATTAAAGCAAGTGTTGGTGACACAGCTGATGTCCCAGGAGGCTGCAGAGCAAACCAAACGCACCACAGGGGCCCGCCTCCTCAGGACCACGTCTCTGCGGACTCCCGTGGACAGCCGCACGCGGGTGATGGTCCACAACGGCTCAGAGAAGAACGGCTCACAGACACAGGATGTAGCACAGGACATGGGCTCTGGGGACACAGGCTTCTTTGACACTCCTGAAGATTATG CAGGATATTTAGTCTTGGAGGGTTACGGCGGCCCAGGGGAGAGCAGCACAGATGATGACATCTTGGCATCAACCACGGGGAAGCAGCTGAGCACCTCACAAGGCTGTGCTGCTGACTCCGGCATCAATTTGAGATTTTCATCGACGTCACAGGCCGGCAGCCTTTCCTCTTTCAGCAGACAGGTCCTGTCTCATCTTAGAAACCTCCAGGCTAACCTCAACTATCTGAAG GAGGTTGAGGCCAAGTACAAAAATCTAATGCGCCAAAGGCCAGAGAGGTCAGCGGCAGACACGGATGGAAATAAAG ATAAGAGCTAG